A genomic segment from Cyprinus carpio isolate SPL01 chromosome A4, ASM1834038v1, whole genome shotgun sequence encodes:
- the LOC109052648 gene encoding gastrula zinc finger protein XlCGF57.1-like — protein MEFFKEEREDVKIEDTFRVKHEETETHTELMHKEESEELNEMEDQDQYEKHHGLTRENLSCSQTKKTYSRKRAQKTGAIRYFTCQQCGKSLTGKRNLEVHNRIHTGEKPYTCQQCGKSFIKKGTLKDHMRVHTGEKPYTCPQCGIRFTQKGILERHFRIHTGEKPYTCQECGKSFIRKGSLKGHMRIHTGEQPYTCPQCGKSFTHSLTLDVSVGIVTGEKPFICPQCGKSFYQQGDLKVHMRIHTGEGHFTCKQCGKRFTRKGNLEVHMRIHTGEKPFICPQCGKSFDQQGNLNVHMKIHSGEKLFTCPQCGKSFTQNGNLKAHMRIHLRENSFICHECGMSFTDRKQYKNHVAIHTGEKPLMCHHCGKTCSDKANFEIHMRIHSEEKPFTFFPEERVSDLQET, from the exons atggagttttttaaagaggagagagaagacgtgaagattgaagacacattcagagtcaaacatgaagagactgagacacacacag AATTGATGcataaagaggagagtgaagaactgaatgaaatggaAGACCAAGATCAGTATGAGAAACATCATGGTTTAACTAGAGAAAACTTAAGTTGCTCACAGACTAAGAAGACTTATTCACGAAAAAGAGCTCAAAAGACAGGAGCTATAAGGtatttcacctgccaacaatgtggaaagagtttaaCAGGCAAAAGAAACCTTGAAGTTCATaatagaattcacactggagaaaagccttacacctgccaacaatgtggaaagagtttcattaaAAAGGGAACCCTTAAagaccacatgagagttcacaccggagagaaaccttacacatgcCCTCAATGTGGAATACGATTCACTCAAAAAGGAATCCTTGAAAGGCACTTtagaattcacaccggagagaagccttacacatgccaagagtgtggaaagagtttcattcgGAAAGGAAGCCTTAAAggccacatgagaattcatactggagagcaGCCTTacacctgccctcagtgtggaaagagttttacacacagtCTTACACTTGATGTCAGTGTGGGAATTGTCACAGGAGAGAAGCCGTTCATATGCCCtcagtgcggaaagagtttcTATCAACAAGGAGACCTCAaagtccacatgaggattcacactggagagggCCATTTCACCTGCAAACAATGCGGAAAGAGGTTTACTAGAAAAGGAAACcttgaagtccacatgagaatccacactggagaaaagccgttcatatgccctcagtgtggaaagagttttgatcAACAAGGAAACCTTAACGTCCACATGAAAATTCACTCAGGAGAGAAACTTTTTACTTGCccacagtgtggaaagagtttcactcaaaaTGGAAACCTCAAGgcccacatgaggattcacttAAGAGAGAACAGTTTTATATGTCATGAGTGTGGAATGAGTTTCACGGACAGGAAACAATATAAGAATCATGTAgcaattcacactggagagaagcctttgatgtgccatcactgtggaaaAACTTGCTCAGACAAAGCCAACTTTGAGatacacatgagaattcacagcgaagagaagcctttcaccttcTTCCCCGAGGAAAGAGTTTCAGATCTACAGGAAACTTAA